Proteins from one Gallus gallus isolate bGalGal1 chromosome 17, bGalGal1.mat.broiler.GRCg7b, whole genome shotgun sequence genomic window:
- the ADGRD2 gene encoding adhesion G-protein coupled receptor D2 isoform X7: MRGLRPDSWFFSFLVGSLSRSLFASAALAENQTSKDFAPVMIETLRHMYEYVPTALDWWHADRFCDQRFAQLLFEPPDSEQSSFSKLLQSHHIKGSVWLNERDGVLHKPKWRRNHIVPVLVFGDKTDTKYVKVLSDFPVLPAVTACAHLQWDTRTQEIATVFSYAVPAFINEFQLRGFVDEEGFVRFALIVHGHHSPYLPVFRADGQWHHFCVTWQQENGTWAIYADGKRRASASGLCTVGLAAPQAIYGQGTFIIGQDQDSLGGTFKAKESFSGNITDLHIWQKVLSMEQIENVRSCWMVEQELVFGWSLNALEIESTVEEVTAQFLCPGPVEECRVFEVGSSGFRHTSCLQSLPFICCYRKDAYWQLKKAQLESSHFLVSHVNMLAKRMVQIPENIFTSNVQDMNLSVALSTLDVLATVLRKEETPVESSDLLMVLQLLKQVADVEVQEREELEMLEQLGQYYVEVTELILEEQNIETWSSISQAVRGPMAVVELCNRVVSLLAPLLTSGRTKITIQHQNVGMEVRKLELSSQQLSSETYLIQSPEEDRPDFIEIPVEEMQRLKAKGLRRVTVKNMWFGYSSLQRCLPGPGSSAAFQDVAASDGGQKYLSTAVRTAVISSTVLSDYQEISTSVRYRLQHHTQDLPDKLVGPICAFWNFSLSPDAGGMWSTAGCSVVTSLPDSTVCFCNHTTNFAVLLQVYEIERTTKDELTLQTLTFIGCGVSFCALVVTFILFLVVGVPKSERTTVHKNLIFALAAAEALLMFSELAKTNQVLCFLVTAFLHLSFMAAFSWMLVEGLLLWSKVVAVNMSEDRRMKFYYATGWGLPAITVGLTLATSFNNYVADNYCWLNVQTNVIWAFVGPVLFILGVNTFVLFRVVMVTVSSARRRAKMLTLNSSLENQIGIQIWATAKPILVLLPVLGLTWVCGILVHLSIIWAYIFIMLNSLQVRNAIQRMKDKKKALSFTNCSHPINYLSSPRNTTSWETGKPSPAAESASSNHAQKDPPVKNITNRGNFGGKIPMGISSIMSPERPAVELTAFKSSGF; this comes from the exons ATGAGAGGCTTGAGACCTGATTCTTGGTTCTTCAGCTTTCTG GTTGGCAGTCTGTCCAGGAGCCTCTTTGCCTCTGCAGCCCTTGCTGAGAATCAGACTTCTAAGG attttgcTCCTGTCATGATAGAGACCTTGAGACACATGTATGAATATGTGCCCACTGCTTTGGACTGGTGGCATGCAGATAGGTTCTGTGACCAGCGCTTTGCTCAGCTGCTTTTTGAGCCCCCAGACAGTGAGCAATCATCCTTCAGCAAACTGCTGCAGTCCCACCACATCAAAGGTTCTGTCTGGCTGAATGAAAGGGATGGGGTCCTGCACAAACCAAAATGGAGAC GGAACCATATTGTGCCAGTCCTGGTGTTTGGagacaaaacagacacaaaataCGTGAAGGTGCTCTCTGatttcccagtgctgcctgctgtcacAGCCTGTGCCCACCTCCAGTGGGACACCAGGACTCAGGAGATTGCTACTGTCTTCTCCTATGCTGTGCCAGCTTTTATTAATGAATTCCAGCTCCGTGGCTTTGTTGATGAGGAAGGCTTTGTTAGATTTGCTCTCATTGTCCATGGGCACCATTCCCCATACCTGCCTGTGTTCCGTGCGGATGGACAGTGGCATCACTTCTGTGTGACCTGGCAGCAGGAAAATGGGACCTGGGCCATCTATGCTGATGGTAAAAGGAGGGCATCTGCCAGCGGTCTGTGTACtgtggggctggctgccccccaggCCATCTACGGCCAGGGCACTTTCATAATTGGGCAGGATCAAGATTCCCTGGGGGGCACCTTCAAGGCAAAAGAGTCCTTCAGTGGGAACATCACAGACTTGCATATCTGGCAGAAAGTCCTGAGCATGGAGCAGATTGAGAATGTTCGGTCGTGCTGGATGGTAGAACAAGAGCTTGTGTTTGGGTGGAGCTTGAATGCTCTGGAGATTGAAAGCACTGTTGAGGAAGTGACTGCACAGTTTCTTTGCCCAG GGCCTGTTGAAGAATGTCGAGTGTTTGAAGTTGGCAGCAGCGGATTCCGCCACACGTCTTGTTTGCAATCTTTGCCTTTTATCTGTTGTTACAGAAAGG atgCATATTGGCAACTGAAAAAAGCTCAGCTGGAATCCAGCCATTTTCTTGTCAGCCATGTGAACATGCTTGCAAAGAGGATGGTG CAGATTCCTGAGAACATCTTCACAAGTAACGTCCAAGATATGAACCTCTCTGTCGCTCTCAGTACTCTTGATGTCCTGGCAACTGTCCTGAGGAAAGAAGAGACACCTGTGGAGTCCTCTGACCTCCTCATGGTACTTCAGTTACTAAAGCAAGTTGCTGATGTGGAAGTCCAGGAGAGAGAGGAGctggagatgctggagcagTTGGGCCAATATTATGTGGAAGTGACTGAGTTAATCCTGGAAGAGCAGAATATTGAAACGTGGTCATCCATCAGCCAG GCTGTCAGAGGGCCTATGGCTGTTGTTGAGCTCTGCAACAGAGTGGTGTCACTCCTGGCCCCACTGCTGACCTCAGGGAGGACAAAGATCACAATCCAGCATCAAAATGTTG GGATGGAGGTCAGGAAGCTGGAGCTGAGCAGTcagcagctgagcagtgagACTTACCTGATCCAGAGCCCTGAGGAGGACAGGCCTGACTTCATTGAAATTCCTGTTGAAGAGATGCAAAGATTGAAAGCCAAAG GTCTCCGCAGGGTCACAGTGAAGAACATGTGGTTTGGCTACAGCTCCCTGCAGCGCTGCCTGCCCGgcccaggcagcagtgctgccttccaAGACGTGGCTGCCTCTGATGGAGGACAGAA GTACCTTAGCACTGCCGTGCGCACTGCTGTCATTTCATCCACCGTGCTCAGCGATTACCAGGAGATAAGCACTTCTGTGCGCTACCGCCTGCAGCACCACACCCAG GACCTGCCTGATAAGCTGGTGGGGCCCATCTGTGCCTTCTGGAACTTCAGCCTCAG CCCAGATGCTGGCGGGATGTGGTCAACAGCTGGCTGCTCCGTGGTGACATCTCTCCCAGACTCCACTGTCTGTTTCTGCAACCACACTACAaactttgctgtgctgctgcaagtgTATGAGATAGAG AGGACCACCAAGGATGAGCTCACACTACAAACCCTGACTTTTATTGGATGTGGAGTTTCCTTCTGTGCCCTGGTTGTTACCTTCATTTTATTCTTGGTAGTTGG CGTCCCCAAGAGTGAACGAACAACAGTGCACAAGAACCTGATCTTTGCATTagctgcagcagaagctctGCTCATGTTCAGTGAATTGGCCAAGACCAACCAG GTGCTGTGTTTCCTGGTCACTGCCTTCCTTCATCTCTCATTCATGGCAGCCTTCTCATGGATGCTGGTTGAGGGGCTTCTCCTGTGGAGCAAGGTGGTAGCAGTCAACATGAGTGAAGACAGGAGAATGAAGTTCTACTATGCGACAGGCTGGG GCCTTCCAGCCATTACCGTGGGTTTGACCCTTGCAACTTCCTTCAATAACTATGTGGCAGACAACTACTGCTGGCTGAATGTTCAGACCAATGTCATCTGGGCCTTTGTTGGGCCTGTTCTCTTCATCCTGGGA GTGAACACCTTTGTGCTTTTCCGGGTGGTGATGGTGACCGTGTCCAGTGCTCGCAGGAGAGCAAAGATGCTGACACTCAACAGCAGCCTGGAGAACCAGATTGGGATACAAATATG GGCCACAGCCAAACCCATcttggtgctgctgcctgtgctgggacTGACGTGGGTGTGTGGAATCCTTGTCCACCTCAGCATTATCTGGGCCTACATCTTCATCATGCTCAACTCCCTCCAG